A stretch of Desulfobacteraceae bacterium DNA encodes these proteins:
- a CDS encoding SDR family oxidoreductase: MNQTVLITGASSGFGASSARLFARQGWRLVLAARRTERLESLRAELGHSVPVHLLVLDVTDRRAVAAALGGLPDDFAAVDLLVNNAGLALGLDMAPEADLDDWETMVDTNIKGLLYCTRALLPGMLRRGRGHIINIGSIAGDWPYPGGNVYGATKAFVKQFSRNLRADLHGSGVRVTSIEPGLAQTEFSQVRFKGDAGKAAGVYRDTQALTAEDIAEIVFWAATRPAHVNINRVEVMPTGQSWGPLPVHKNPQPTAGGTVRGEVR; this comes from the coding sequence ATGAACCAGACCGTTTTGATCACCGGCGCCTCTTCCGGTTTTGGCGCGAGCAGCGCCCGTCTTTTCGCCCGCCAGGGCTGGCGCCTGGTGCTGGCCGCCCGGCGCACGGAGCGCCTGGAATCCCTGCGGGCCGAGCTGGGCCACAGCGTCCCGGTGCACCTGCTGGTCCTGGACGTCACCGATCGCCGGGCGGTCGCGGCGGCCCTCGGCGGGCTGCCCGATGACTTCGCCGCGGTGGATCTGCTCGTCAACAACGCCGGGCTGGCGTTGGGCCTCGACATGGCCCCGGAGGCCGATCTGGACGATTGGGAGACCATGGTGGACACCAACATCAAGGGGCTGCTCTACTGCACCCGGGCCCTGCTGCCGGGCATGCTGCGCCGCGGCCGGGGGCACATCATCAACATCGGGTCCATCGCCGGGGATTGGCCCTATCCCGGCGGCAACGTCTACGGCGCCACCAAGGCCTTCGTCAAACAGTTCTCCCGCAATCTGCGGGCCGACCTGCACGGCAGCGGCGTGCGGGTGACCAGCATCGAACCGGGCCTGGCGCAAACCGAATTTTCCCAGGTGCGCTTCAAGGGTGACGCCGGCAAGGCGGCCGGGGTCTACCGCGACACCCAGGCGCTGACGGCCGAGGACATCGCCGAGATCGTTTTTTGGGCGGCCACCCGGCCGGCCCACGTCAACATCAACCGCGTGGAGGTCATGCCCACCGGCCAGAGCTGGGGGCCGCTGCCGGTCCACAAGAACCCGCAGCCGACTGCCGGCGGAACGGTTCGAGGAGAAGTGCGTTGA
- a CDS encoding TatD family hydrolase: MREETPPAADRGAAAVIVDTHAHLCDPVFDGDRESVLARARAAGVVAVVAVSETLTDARRTLELAARFPEIKPAVGLYPAHLDLEAAAAIMALIRREHHRLAGIGEVGLDYRLVADADDRARQREIFAMFIALGRELDLPLNVHSRSAGRQTVDLLLASGAARVQLHAFDGKAGAALPAIAAGYFFSIPPSVVRSRQKQKLVRRLPLDCLLVETDSPVLGPDPSLRNEPANAAAVIAALAELKQVPAAELRAALYANTRRLYGPRVAP; encoded by the coding sequence ATGCGTGAAGAGACCCCGCCCGCCGCTGATCGGGGCGCCGCGGCCGTGATCGTCGATACCCACGCCCATCTCTGCGACCCGGTTTTCGACGGTGACCGCGAGTCCGTTCTGGCCCGCGCCCGCGCGGCCGGGGTCGTCGCGGTGGTGGCCGTATCCGAAACCCTGACCGACGCCCGGCGGACCCTGGAGCTGGCCGCGCGCTTCCCGGAGATCAAGCCGGCTGTGGGGCTTTACCCGGCCCATCTGGACCTGGAAGCGGCGGCGGCCATAATGGCCCTGATCCGCCGGGAGCACCACCGTCTGGCGGGAATCGGGGAGGTCGGGCTGGACTACCGGCTGGTGGCGGACGCGGACGACCGGGCGCGCCAGCGTGAGATCTTCGCCATGTTCATCGCCCTCGGCCGCGAGCTGGACCTGCCGCTCAACGTGCACTCCCGCTCCGCCGGGCGCCAGACGGTGGACCTGCTGCTGGCCAGCGGGGCTGCCAGAGTCCAGCTGCACGCATTTGACGGCAAGGCCGGCGCGGCCCTGCCGGCGATTGCGGCCGGCTATTTTTTCTCGATCCCGCCCTCGGTAGTGCGCTCGCGCCAGAAGCAGAAGCTGGTCCGACGTCTGCCCCTGGACTGCCTGCTGGTGGAAACCGACAGCCCGGTCCTGGGGCCTGACCCGAGCCTGCGCAACGAACCGGCCAATGCCGCAGCCGTGATCGCCGCTCTGGCGGAGCTCAAGCAGGTGCCCGCGGCCGAGCTGCGCGCCGCCCTTTACGCCAATACCCGCCGGCTCTACGGGCCGCGGGTCGCCCCGTGA
- a CDS encoding cation diffusion facilitator family transporter, with the protein MTAQATQEPAPVTGRHLKLRILAISLSFGIGALLLVIKFYAYRLTHSSAVLSDALESIINVVASAFALVSVILAAKPADESHPYGHGKIAFFSAGFEGALIIVAALGIFKVGITGLLAPRPLPALQAGLLLLLAASGVNLLLGLGLVKVGRQTDSLVLVADGQHLITDVYTSAGVLAGLWLVHLTGWYWLDGAIACLLGLNILVIGAKLVRQAFSGLMDAANPQLLERIAALIERHRKALWIDVHQLRAWKSGDYVHIDFHVILPRDLSLEKAHREAEALEALLMAEFGPQASVLVHMDPCREPECPVCRKTRCELRTAAAGPPVPWDPGDMTASGRPAERRAGSPGRGRGD; encoded by the coding sequence ATGACAGCTCAAGCCACCCAAGAACCCGCGCCTGTCACCGGCCGGCATCTGAAACTGCGCATCCTAGCGATCAGCCTGTCCTTCGGCATCGGGGCGCTGCTGCTGGTCATCAAGTTCTACGCCTACCGTCTGACCCACTCCTCGGCGGTGCTCTCCGATGCCCTGGAATCGATCATCAACGTCGTCGCCAGCGCCTTTGCCCTGGTAAGCGTGATCCTGGCCGCCAAGCCCGCCGATGAGAGCCACCCATACGGCCACGGCAAGATCGCGTTTTTCTCGGCCGGTTTCGAGGGGGCCCTGATCATCGTCGCCGCCCTGGGGATTTTCAAGGTGGGCATCACGGGGCTGCTGGCGCCGCGGCCCCTGCCCGCGCTCCAGGCGGGGCTGCTTTTGCTGCTAGCGGCCAGCGGCGTCAACCTGTTGCTGGGGCTGGGGCTTGTCAAGGTCGGGCGCCAAACCGATTCCCTGGTGCTGGTGGCCGACGGCCAGCACCTGATCACCGATGTATACACCTCGGCCGGGGTGTTGGCGGGGCTCTGGCTGGTCCACCTGACCGGCTGGTACTGGCTGGACGGGGCCATCGCCTGCCTGCTTGGCCTGAACATCCTGGTGATCGGTGCGAAGCTGGTTCGGCAGGCCTTTTCCGGGCTTATGGACGCTGCCAACCCCCAGCTCCTGGAGCGCATCGCGGCCCTGATCGAGCGGCACCGCAAAGCGCTCTGGATCGACGTCCACCAGCTGCGCGCTTGGAAATCCGGGGATTACGTGCACATCGATTTCCACGTGATCCTGCCCCGAGACCTCTCCCTGGAAAAGGCCCACCGCGAGGCCGAGGCCCTGGAAGCCCTGCTGATGGCCGAGTTCGGCCCCCAGGCCAGCGTGCTGGTCCACATGGACCCCTGCCGGGAGCCCGAATGCCCGGTCTGCCGGAAGACCCGCTGCGAGCTGCGCACGGCCGCGGCCGGACCGCCGGTGCCGTGGGACCCGGGCGATATGACCGCCAGCGGGCGGCCGGCCGAACGGCGCGCCGGCTCACCGGGTCGCGGCCGCGGGGATTGA
- a CDS encoding peptidyl-prolyl cis-trans isomerase — protein sequence MKIKIALLLSFWLSAAGFVQAAEDPPRVRLETSMGAIVLELDPRAAPQTVANFLDYVREGFYDGLIFHRVIKGFMIQGGGMTPDMAPRPTRAPIPNEAANGLPNRRGSVAMARTADPHSATAQFFINTVDNPFLDHRAPTGQGWGYCVFGRVAVGMDVVAAIESVATGRRGGHGDVPQTPVVIQKAVLEP from the coding sequence TTGAAAATCAAAATTGCGCTGCTGCTGTCGTTCTGGCTGTCGGCGGCCGGCTTCGTCCAGGCCGCCGAAGACCCGCCCCGGGTGCGGCTGGAAACCAGCATGGGGGCCATCGTCTTGGAGTTGGACCCCCGGGCCGCGCCCCAAACCGTGGCCAATTTTCTGGACTACGTGCGTGAAGGGTTTTACGACGGGTTGATCTTCCACCGGGTGATCAAGGGCTTCATGATCCAGGGCGGCGGGATGACCCCCGACATGGCGCCCCGGCCGACCCGCGCGCCGATTCCCAACGAGGCGGCCAACGGGCTGCCCAACCGCCGCGGCAGCGTCGCCATGGCCCGCACGGCCGACCCGCACTCGGCCACGGCCCAGTTTTTCATCAACACCGTCGACAACCCCTTTCTCGACCACCGCGCCCCCACCGGGCAGGGTTGGGGCTACTGCGTCTTCGGCCGGGTGGCGGTGGGGATGGATGTCGTCGCGGCCATCGAGAGCGTGGCCACCGGCCGGCGCGGGGGCCACGGCGATGTCCCCCAGACGCCGGTGGTGATCCAAAAAGCCGTGCTGGAGCCCTGA
- the purB gene encoding adenylosuccinate lyase translates to MDDFALKAISPVDGRYWRVTASLGDYFSEGALIRYRVLVEVEYFIALCELPLPPLRALDAARRDALRAVYRNFSHTDAARVKAIEATTNHDVKAVEYFLKERFDALGLSAFKEFIHFGLTSQDINNTALPYALKAAWQAVLEPALNEVITALARKAEEWKPVAMLARTHGQPASPTSLGKELYVFVDRLRRQQALLQTIPFSAKFGGATGNFNAHHVAYPEIDWMAFADRLVADALGLQRTPVTTQIESYDNLAALCDALKRINTILIDLDRDIWAYISLNYFQQKIRSGEIGSSAMPHKINPIDFENSEGNLGVANAIFSHLAAKLPISRLQRDLTDSTVIRNIGVPIAHTLIGLKSLSKGLGKLILNPAAIAADLERNWAVVAEAIQTILRREGYPEPYEALKALTRTHATIDRRAIADFIATLAVPEAVKAELRRITPGNYTGILPF, encoded by the coding sequence ATGGACGATTTCGCACTCAAGGCGATATCCCCGGTGGACGGCCGATACTGGCGCGTGACCGCGAGCCTCGGCGACTATTTTTCCGAAGGCGCCCTGATCCGCTACCGCGTGCTGGTGGAGGTGGAGTATTTCATCGCCCTGTGCGAACTGCCGCTGCCCCCCCTGCGGGCCCTGGATGCGGCGCGCCGGGATGCGCTGCGGGCCGTTTACCGAAATTTCAGCCACACCGACGCTGCGCGCGTCAAGGCCATCGAGGCGACCACCAACCACGATGTCAAGGCGGTCGAGTATTTCCTCAAGGAAAGGTTCGACGCCCTGGGGCTTTCGGCCTTCAAGGAGTTCATCCACTTCGGACTGACCTCCCAGGACATCAACAACACCGCCCTGCCCTATGCCCTCAAAGCCGCCTGGCAGGCCGTTCTGGAGCCTGCCCTTAACGAGGTCATCACCGCCCTGGCCCGCAAGGCCGAGGAATGGAAGCCGGTCGCCATGCTGGCGCGCACCCACGGGCAACCGGCCTCCCCCACCAGCCTGGGCAAGGAGCTCTATGTTTTCGTCGACCGGCTGCGCCGGCAGCAGGCGCTCCTGCAAACCATCCCTTTTTCGGCCAAGTTCGGCGGGGCCACCGGGAACTTCAACGCCCATCACGTGGCCTACCCCGAAATCGACTGGATGGCCTTTGCCGACCGCCTGGTCGCGGACGCTTTAGGCCTCCAGCGCACCCCGGTCACCACCCAGATCGAATCCTACGACAACCTGGCGGCCCTGTGCGACGCCCTCAAGCGCATCAACACCATCCTGATCGACCTCGACCGCGACATCTGGGCCTACATCTCGCTGAACTATTTCCAGCAGAAGATCCGCAGCGGCGAGATCGGCTCCTCGGCCATGCCCCACAAGATCAACCCCATCGATTTTGAAAACTCCGAGGGCAACCTGGGCGTTGCCAACGCCATCTTCAGCCACCTGGCGGCCAAGCTGCCCATTTCACGCCTGCAGCGCGACCTGACCGACTCGACGGTGATCCGCAACATCGGAGTCCCCATCGCCCACACCCTGATCGGCCTCAAATCCCTTTCCAAGGGGCTCGGCAAGCTGATCCTCAACCCGGCGGCCATCGCGGCCGACCTGGAGCGCAACTGGGCGGTGGTGGCGGAGGCCATCCAGACCATCCTGCGCCGCGAAGGCTACCCCGAGCCCTACGAGGCCTTGAAGGCCCTCACCCGGACCCACGCGACCATCGACCGCCGCGCCATCGCCGATTTCATCGCCACCCTGGCGGTGCCGGAGGCCGTCAAAGCCGAGCTGCGGCGCATCACCCCCGGCAACTACACCGGCATCCTGCCCTTCTGA
- a CDS encoding RNA methyltransferase, translated as MKPAAGQALQRRTKRHVAGPAHTFFVVAAPGLEVLCRRELGALFNDGRSLTPVHGGLVFQGRLMDLYRANLQLRTASRVLMRLAEFKAGGFGALEKRLAEIPWELYLPAGELPAVHVTARHSRLYHSQAVAGRVRGAVAERFAALAVTSAASGDLAAPQQLFVRLLDDRLTLSLDSSGENLYKRGIKTHGGRAPLRETLAAAILLIAGFSGAEPLLDPMCGSGTFCLEAALMAAGIAPGRRREFAFMRWPAFAPARWRHLLREVDAATAVPQDRRIFALDKSPRSVARLAYTLETAGLADWVRVAQGDFFDLDPHSLAAAPGLVVINPPYGRRLGTPAASADLFQRILDRLQALYRGWRCAVIAPERKLVEALPFAARLHPLPHGGLHLTLLVGRIGRGPSRSAGKRLDF; from the coding sequence ATGAAACCCGCTGCTGGTCAGGCCCTGCAAAGACGGACCAAACGCCACGTCGCCGGTCCGGCCCACACCTTTTTCGTGGTGGCCGCACCGGGGCTTGAAGTCCTCTGCCGGCGGGAGCTTGGGGCCCTTTTTAACGACGGCCGCAGTCTCACGCCGGTTCACGGCGGGTTGGTCTTCCAGGGGCGCCTGATGGACCTCTACCGAGCCAACCTGCAGCTGCGCACCGCATCCCGCGTGCTGATGCGCCTGGCGGAGTTCAAGGCCGGCGGCTTCGGGGCATTGGAAAAGCGGCTGGCCGAGATCCCCTGGGAGCTTTACCTGCCGGCCGGGGAGCTGCCGGCCGTGCACGTGACCGCGCGGCATTCCCGCCTCTACCACAGCCAGGCGGTGGCCGGGCGTGTCCGCGGGGCTGTCGCCGAGCGGTTTGCGGCCTTGGCTGTCACTTCCGCCGCCTCGGGCGACCTCGCCGCCCCCCAGCAGCTGTTTGTCCGCCTGCTGGACGATCGCCTGACCCTCTCCCTGGACAGCAGCGGGGAGAACCTCTACAAGCGGGGGATCAAGACCCACGGCGGCCGGGCGCCGCTCAGAGAAACCCTGGCGGCCGCGATTTTGCTGATCGCCGGCTTCAGCGGCGCGGAGCCGCTGCTGGACCCGATGTGCGGTAGCGGGACTTTCTGCCTGGAGGCCGCCCTGATGGCGGCTGGTATTGCGCCCGGGCGCCGGCGGGAATTCGCCTTCATGCGCTGGCCGGCCTTTGCGCCCGCCCGCTGGCGCCACCTGCTGCGGGAGGTCGATGCCGCCACGGCCGTCCCCCAGGACCGCCGGATTTTCGCCCTGGACAAGTCCCCCCGGAGTGTCGCGCGCCTTGCATACACCCTGGAAACCGCGGGGCTGGCGGACTGGGTCAGGGTGGCACAGGGCGATTTTTTCGATCTGGACCCGCACTCCCTGGCCGCTGCCCCTGGGCTGGTGGTGATCAACCCGCCCTACGGCCGTCGCCTGGGAACGCCGGCGGCCAGCGCGGATCTCTTTCAGCGGATCCTGGATCGGCTGCAGGCGCTTTACCGGGGCTGGCGCTGTGCCGTGATCGCGCCGGAGCGGAAGCTGGTCGAGGCCCTGCCGTTTGCGGCGCGCCTGCATCCCCTGCCCCACGGGGGGCTGCATCTGACGCTGCTGGTCGGCCGGATCGGCCGAGGGCCATCGCGTTCCGCCGGCAAACGGCTTGATTTTTGA
- the mltF gene encoding membrane-bound lytic murein transglycosylase MltF yields MLSRPLAKARAGGSLRVWRGIEGLRPRPRSFATPLWHRRGAIRSLLLAAVCLLGFAGVCHGWRFQHELEVIRQRGTLRVLTRNAATCYFRGAHGYEGFEHDLAKAFARQLGVRLQPVVVDTLGEMVERLIRGEADLIASDLVVTPALKKRVVFGPAYRKVRQQVIGRRGAPAITAVDDLDGLPIWVKAGSAQQGLLEELRRERGGIRLMTVSGYETEELLEMVWQKIIPLTVAESNVVALNRRYYPELLVHLDLQANCEVAWALAPGSLQLQKAVYRWFARPETRALLKRLDQHYYGHLEAFDYVDLVKFRSRIQTRLPQFIPFFQAAAEENGFSWLLLAAQAYQESHWDPKAKSFTGVRGMMMLTLETASELGVSNRLDARQSISAGGRYLADLHRRIDPAVPEPDRTYMALAAYNVGFGHLQDARLLAGRLDKAADTWPAVRDTLPLLRHRKYYRDLAYGFARGDEPVRYVDAIRTYNKILAQQLARLAARQPIERSEVMSTGHGDTQ; encoded by the coding sequence GTGCTTTCGCGACCGCTTGCTAAAGCACGCGCCGGAGGCTCCCTGAGGGTCTGGCGCGGCATAGAGGGTCTGCGGCCCAGGCCCAGGTCGTTTGCAACCCCTCTTTGGCATCGCCGGGGTGCAATCCGGTCCCTGCTGCTGGCCGCCGTCTGCCTACTGGGGTTTGCCGGGGTCTGCCACGGGTGGCGCTTCCAGCACGAACTCGAGGTGATCCGCCAGCGGGGCACCCTGCGGGTGCTGACCCGCAACGCGGCCACCTGCTATTTCCGCGGGGCGCACGGCTACGAGGGCTTCGAGCACGATCTTGCCAAAGCCTTTGCCCGCCAGCTGGGGGTCCGTCTGCAGCCGGTGGTGGTGGACACCCTGGGGGAGATGGTGGAGCGCCTGATCCGGGGCGAGGCCGATCTGATCGCATCCGACCTGGTGGTCACCCCGGCGCTCAAAAAACGCGTCGTTTTCGGTCCGGCCTACCGCAAGGTCCGCCAGCAGGTCATCGGCCGCCGGGGCGCGCCCGCGATCACAGCGGTTGACGACCTCGACGGGCTCCCGATCTGGGTCAAGGCCGGCTCCGCCCAGCAGGGCCTGCTGGAGGAGCTGCGGCGGGAGCGGGGCGGGATTCGCTTGATGACGGTTTCCGGTTATGAAACCGAAGAGCTGCTGGAGATGGTCTGGCAGAAGATCATCCCGCTGACCGTCGCCGAGTCCAATGTCGTGGCCCTGAACCGGCGCTATTACCCGGAGCTTTTGGTGCACCTGGACCTCCAGGCCAACTGTGAGGTCGCCTGGGCCCTGGCGCCGGGAAGCCTCCAGCTGCAGAAGGCGGTTTATCGCTGGTTTGCGCGACCGGAAACCCGGGCGCTGCTCAAAAGGCTCGACCAGCATTACTACGGCCACCTGGAAGCCTTCGATTACGTCGACCTGGTCAAATTCCGCAGCCGCATCCAGACGCGGCTGCCGCAGTTCATCCCCTTTTTCCAGGCTGCGGCCGAGGAAAACGGTTTCAGCTGGCTGCTGCTGGCGGCCCAGGCCTACCAGGAGTCCCACTGGGACCCCAAGGCCAAGAGCTTCACCGGCGTGCGCGGGATGATGATGCTGACCCTTGAAACCGCCAGCGAGCTGGGGGTCTCCAATCGCCTGGATGCCCGGCAGTCGATCTCCGCCGGTGGCCGCTACCTGGCCGATTTGCATCGCCGCATCGACCCCGCGGTACCGGAACCGGACCGGACCTATATGGCGCTGGCGGCCTACAACGTCGGCTTCGGCCACCTCCAGGACGCCCGCCTGCTGGCCGGCCGACTGGACAAGGCGGCCGACACCTGGCCTGCGGTTCGCGACACCCTGCCGCTTTTGCGCCACCGCAAGTACTACCGCGACCTGGCCTATGGCTTCGCCCGCGGCGACGAACCGGTGCGCTACGTGGATGCGATCCGGACTTACAACAAAATTCTGGCGCAGCAGCTGGCGCGACTCGCCGCCCGTCAGCCCATCGAAAGAAGTGAGGTGATGTCAACCGGCCATGGCGACACGCAGTGA
- a CDS encoding DMT family transporter, with amino-acid sequence MKAKSSLPIVNPGYLYVMLAAILWATSGTAAKMLFSHGVSPFQLVQLRLGIASAFLFVWLALRRPALLRIARRDLLYFALLGGGALAAAQFTYLFAISRINVATAILLQYLSPTFIALYAAVFTREYPDRTTLTAILGAVAGCYLVVGAYDLDVLSLNTVGILSGLMSAATFAWYAIQGEFGMRRYPPLTVLFYALLFAFLTWNLLQPPLGAFFGPYGPADWGWILYIGVMGTLLPFGFFLQGVTRIRATRASITATLEPIAAAVISYFLLGEALSPLQLLGGALVIASVVLLQVRHELGPAAPGHPVGGPVGADEG; translated from the coding sequence CTCTCTCCCCATCGTCAACCCGGGCTACCTGTATGTCATGCTGGCCGCAATTTTATGGGCCACCTCCGGCACGGCCGCCAAAATGCTCTTTTCCCATGGGGTTTCGCCCTTTCAGCTGGTCCAGCTGCGTCTGGGGATCGCCAGCGCCTTTCTCTTCGTCTGGCTGGCGCTGCGGCGGCCCGCCCTGCTGCGGATCGCCCGGCGCGATCTGCTCTATTTCGCCCTGCTGGGCGGCGGCGCTCTGGCCGCCGCCCAGTTCACCTACCTTTTCGCCATCAGCCGGATCAACGTCGCCACCGCCATCCTGCTGCAGTACCTCTCACCGACCTTCATTGCCCTCTACGCCGCCGTCTTCACCCGCGAGTACCCCGACCGCACCACCCTGACCGCCATTTTGGGCGCGGTGGCCGGCTGCTACCTGGTGGTCGGGGCCTACGATCTGGACGTGCTCTCCCTCAACACCGTGGGCATTTTAAGCGGTCTGATGTCGGCGGCGACGTTCGCCTGGTACGCGATCCAGGGGGAGTTTGGCATGCGCCGCTATCCGCCGCTGACCGTGCTTTTCTACGCTCTGCTGTTCGCCTTCCTGACCTGGAACCTGCTGCAGCCGCCCCTGGGCGCCTTTTTCGGCCCCTATGGGCCGGCGGACTGGGGCTGGATCCTCTACATCGGGGTGATGGGCACGCTGCTGCCCTTCGGCTTCTTTCTCCAGGGGGTCACCCGCATCCGCGCCACCCGCGCCAGCATCACGGCGACCCTGGAGCCCATTGCGGCAGCGGTCATTTCCTATTTCCTGCTCGGAGAGGCCCTCTCCCCGCTGCAGCTCCTGGGCGGTGCGCTGGTGATTGCCTCGGTGGTGCTGCTGCAGGTCCGGCATGAGCTGGGGCCGGCGGCCCCCGGCCATCCGGTGGGCGGGCCGGTGGGGGCGGATGAGGGATGA
- the gpmA gene encoding 2,3-diphosphoglycerate-dependent phosphoglycerate mutase: MFQLVLLRHGESLWNRENRFTGWTDVDLTAEGIAEARKAAELLSAEGFTFDVAYTSVLKRAIRTLWIVMDAMDLMWIPVIRNWRLNERHYGALQGLNKAETAARHGEEQVHVWRRSYDIPPPPLDPRDERHPGRDPRYRDLAAGEIPCTESLKDTVGRFMPYFHQEIAPAVRQGRRVLIAAHGNSLRALVKHLDALSDQAVTTLNIPTGVPLVYQLDDSLKTIGSRYLGDQAAVQAAIQAVAEQAKKQT; this comes from the coding sequence ATGTTCCAACTCGTATTGCTGCGACACGGCGAGAGCCTCTGGAACCGCGAAAACCGCTTCACCGGATGGACCGACGTGGACCTGACCGCCGAAGGGATCGCCGAGGCCCGGAAAGCCGCCGAACTTCTCTCGGCCGAGGGCTTCACGTTTGATGTGGCCTACACCTCGGTGCTCAAACGGGCCATCCGGACCCTGTGGATCGTGATGGACGCCATGGACCTGATGTGGATTCCGGTGATCCGCAACTGGCGCCTGAACGAGCGCCACTACGGGGCGCTGCAAGGTCTCAACAAGGCCGAGACCGCCGCCCGCCACGGCGAGGAGCAGGTGCACGTCTGGCGCCGCAGCTACGACATCCCCCCGCCGCCGCTGGACCCCCGGGACGAGCGCCACCCCGGCCGGGACCCCCGCTACCGCGACCTGGCCGCCGGGGAGATCCCCTGCACGGAGTCCCTCAAGGACACCGTCGGGCGCTTCATGCCCTATTTCCACCAGGAGATCGCGCCGGCCGTCCGCCAGGGCCGCCGGGTGCTGATCGCCGCCCACGGCAACTCCCTGCGGGCACTGGTCAAACACCTGGACGCGCTTTCCGATCAGGCCGTCACCACCCTCAACATCCCCACCGGGGTGCCCCTGGTTTACCAACTGGACGATTCCCTCAAGACCATCGGCAGCCGTTATCTGGGCGACCAGGCGGCTGTTCAAGCCGCCATCCAGGCGGTGGCCGAGCAGGCCAAAAAACAAACCTGA
- a CDS encoding VUT family protein: MKRSMSIYIAAVLIANYTATWFIPLPLFGLVSVGTLVFGITFTQRDRVHRHGRKAVYTMILAAAAGMVLESLLLGVPWRIISASFIAIVLSETADTEVYQKLLARPWLQRVTGSNLVSIPLDSVLFNLIAFAGVFAPGMLTAIVFGEIVAKFATGGLVALYKVPVEGRWQAAAGPLAK, translated from the coding sequence GTGAAGCGTTCCATGTCGATCTACATCGCGGCCGTATTGATCGCGAACTACACCGCCACCTGGTTTATCCCCCTGCCGCTCTTTGGTCTGGTTTCGGTGGGGACCCTGGTATTTGGCATCACCTTCACCCAGCGCGACCGGGTCCACCGACATGGGCGCAAAGCGGTCTACACCATGATCCTTGCGGCCGCAGCCGGCATGGTGCTCGAGTCCCTTCTCCTGGGCGTCCCGTGGCGGATCATCAGCGCCAGTTTCATCGCCATCGTGCTCAGTGAAACCGCCGACACCGAGGTGTATCAGAAGCTCCTGGCGCGCCCCTGGCTGCAGCGGGTGACCGGCTCCAACCTGGTCAGCATCCCCCTGGACAGCGTGCTGTTCAATCTCATCGCCTTTGCCGGGGTGTTTGCCCCGGGCATGCTGACGGCCATTGTCTTCGGCGAGATCGTCGCCAAGTTCGCCACCGGCGGCCTGGTGGCCCTCTACAAGGTCCCTGTCGAGGGGCGGTGGCAGGCGGCGGCCGGCCCGCTGGCGAAATAA
- a CDS encoding single-stranded DNA-binding protein yields MTLAQITQELIRDLQGLRFGPPVSHVYNPLIYAGEAYAHYLTLYGQAPKEVLLLGMNPGPWGMAQTGVPFGEVRLVRDWLKIAAPVGAPAATHPKRPVTGFACTRSEVSGARLWGWVRETFQTPERFFARFFVANYCPLIFIEAGGRNRTPDALPAAERLPLLAACDRALRRTVAVLKPRYVVGVGKFAATRALQVLAGLPVVIGRLTHPSPANPAANRGWGALAARELADLGISLETP; encoded by the coding sequence ATGACCCTTGCCCAGATCACCCAGGAGTTGATAAGAGACCTCCAAGGCCTGCGCTTCGGGCCGCCGGTGAGCCATGTCTATAACCCGCTGATCTACGCCGGCGAGGCCTACGCCCACTACCTGACCCTCTACGGGCAAGCCCCCAAGGAGGTCCTGCTCTTGGGCATGAATCCCGGCCCCTGGGGGATGGCCCAGACCGGCGTGCCCTTCGGTGAGGTTCGCCTGGTGCGGGACTGGCTGAAGATCGCGGCCCCCGTCGGGGCACCGGCCGCAACCCATCCCAAGAGGCCGGTGACGGGCTTTGCCTGCACCCGCAGCGAAGTCAGCGGCGCCCGTCTCTGGGGCTGGGTGCGGGAGACCTTCCAGACGCCGGAGCGGTTCTTTGCGCGCTTTTTCGTGGCCAACTACTGCCCCCTGATCTTCATCGAGGCCGGCGGCCGCAACCGCACGCCCGACGCGCTGCCCGCGGCCGAGCGCCTCCCGCTGCTGGCCGCCTGCGACCGCGCCCTGCGCCGCACTGTGGCCGTGTTAAAGCCGCGCTATGTGGTGGGGGTCGGAAAATTCGCCGCAACCCGCGCCCTCCAGGTGCTGGCGGGTCTTCCGGTGGTCATCGGGCGCCTGACCCACCCCAGCCCGGCCAACCCGGCCGCCAACCGCGGTTGGGGTGCGCTGGCCGCCCGCGAGCTGGCCGACCTGGGGATTTCCCTGGAAACCCCGTGA
- a CDS encoding antibiotic biosynthesis monooxygenase, whose product MLAKVLIKRRFKKGTDKEVLALLNEFRAGAMNQPGYITGETLVSSRDPQTLLVIGTWQDMNSWHRWKENRARRTFEAMMEIYQEGPTQYEEYFLGVPGDQGDDA is encoded by the coding sequence ATGCTGGCCAAAGTACTCATCAAACGGCGGTTTAAAAAAGGGACCGACAAGGAAGTCCTGGCGTTATTAAACGAGTTCCGGGCGGGGGCCATGAACCAGCCGGGCTACATCACCGGCGAGACCCTGGTGAGCAGCCGCGACCCCCAGACCCTGCTGGTGATCGGCACCTGGCAGGATATGAACTCCTGGCACCGCTGGAAGGAGAACCGGGCCCGGCGGACCTTCGAGGCCATGATGGAAATCTACCAGGAGGGGCCGACCCAGTACGAGGAATACTTTCTGGGGGTTCCCGGCGATCAGGGGGACGATGCGTGA